The Corynebacterium mycetoides genome includes the window CGTCGCGCTGGTCGTCGTCAAGCGTCTCCAGCGTCGTGAGCTGCTCGTCGATGGAGCTCAGCAGCTCCTCGTCGCGCTCCGCGGGCTCCTCGCCGAGGGGGCCGGCGGGGCGTTCGTCCTCGGTGCGGGTGGAGTACACGAGCGTGGCGTTGCCGCGCGCGTCCGTCTCCTCGCGCGGGGCGACGCGGGTGTAGGTGACGGCCTCCTTCTTCTTTCCGCCGGCGAGCTTGTCCTTGAGCAGGAACTCCCACAGCGCCCAGCCGGCGGCGCCCGCCGCGCCGACGCCGAGCAGGGTCGCCACGGCGCCGCCCTTGGAATTCTTCTTCTTCGCGTCCTTCGCCTCCTGCTTCAGCGCCGCGCGGCGCTCCTCGCGGGTCGGGGCGGCCGCGGCGAAGGCGGCGCGGTGGCGGTCCAGGCGGTTGTGGGAGTCGCGCGTCAGCTCCCCGGCCTCGCGCCGGGCGGCGTCGTACAGGTCGTCCAGGTTGTCCGGAATGTCGTCCTTCTTGATGGATTCCACGACGGAATCGTAGATTTCGCGCTGCTTGGCGTCGTCAAGCTGGCGGAAGTAATCGAGGGCGGCGCGTGCGCCCCTGAAGGCGAGGCGGATGGTGAACGGGTTCATGGTGCGGTCCTTCTTCGTCGGGGATGTGTGCAACCCAGAGTAGCGATTTCGCGCCGCAACGATTTTTATTCACCCCGGGCACGCCAGGTGACCTGCATAGACCGAGCGGTACGATTGAACAGAGTTGTCTATCGGTATGCGCATTTATAGATTCTTCAGTCAACGACAAACCGTAAGCGCCGAGCCCGGCCAGGCAACCCGTGTCAGAAAGAAAGGTATTCTCGTGCCCGAGAGATTTCCTTCGACGCGGCTTTCTGCCTCCGCCCCGCTAGATCGCCTCGACGAAGACCCAGCCACCACTCCTGTGGTGGGCCCGCGCGCCGCGCGTACCGCGCTGAGCTTCGAGCTGATCCCGCCGCGCCACGACGCCGACACCGCGCTGCTGGACACCCTTATCGCCGGCCTGGCCGAGTACAACCCCGACTACGTTTCCGTGACCTCGTCGCGCCGCTCCGACTGGCTCGAGGGCACCGCCGGTCTGATCAGCCGCATCGCCGAGACCACGGACCTCAAGCCCATCGCCCATCTCGCCTGCACCGCCGGCACCCGCGGGGAGCTCGCCGGGTGGATCCGCGCGCTTATCGACGCCGGCGTGCGCGGCTTCCTCGCCCTGCGCGGCGACCTCCCCGACGGCGTGGCACAGCTGCCCGAGGGTTACCTCCAGCATGCCACCGATCTGCTCAACCTCATCGTCGAGGTCCAAGAGGAGCAGGCCTTCCGCCTCGCCGCCGGCAAACTGGCCCTGTCCGTGGCCTGCTACCCCTCCGGCCACGCCGAATCCAAAAACGCAGACATGGACCTCGACGTGCTGCTGGCCAAGCAACGTCTCGGTGCCGACTTCGCCATCACGCAGCTCTTCTTCGAGGCGGAGGACTACCTGAGCTTCGTCGAAAAGTCGCGGCTCGCCGGGGTGCGCATCCCCTTGATCCCAGGCATCATGCCCATGACCAGCCTCCGCAGGGTTGAGCGCATGGGCGTGCTGTCCGGGATCAAGGTGCCGGAGTGCGTCACCCGGCGCCTGAGCGCCGCGTCCTCCCCCGAGGAGGAGTACGAGATCGGCATGGAGATGACGGCCGATCTCACCCGCGCAGTCTTGGAGGCCGGCACGGGCGGCCTGCACATTTACACGCACAACAACCTTGCGGTGACCCGCGACCTGCTTTCCAGAATCAACATCTAGCCACACTTTTTAAGGACACAACCATGAGCTTCCCCAAGGCAACCATCGAGGGATACCCTCGCATCGGCGCGAACCGCGAGCTCAAGCGCGCGCTTGAATCCTACTGGGCCGGCCGCATCGACGCCGACACGTTCCGCTCCACCACCCACGCCCTGCGCGTGGACACCTACAACCACCTGCGCGACCTCGGCCTCGCGGAGGACTACGCCATCCCCGCGGACGTGGCCTACTACGACCAGGTGCTCGAAACCGCGCTGACCGTCGGCCTCATCCCGGGCGGCACGGACCTGGACGAGGAGTTCGCGCTCGCGCGCGGCAACTCCACCCGCGTCCCGCTCGAGATGACCAAGTGGTTCGACACCAACTACCACTACCTCGTCCCCGAGGTCGCGGCCGGCCAGGACATCACCCCGGCCCCGGAACGCATCGTGCGCCTCGTGGAGGAGGCGAACGAGGCCGGCCACAAGGTGCGCCCGGCGCTCGTCGGCCCCGTGACCCTGCTGGCGCTGTCCAAGCCGGTGGAGTGGTCGCTGCTCGACGCGCTTACCGACGCCTACGCCGAGGTGTTCGCCGCGCTGAAGAACGCCGGCGCCGAGTGGGTCCAGGTCACCGAGCCCGCGCTGGTGGCCGACCTGTCCACCGAGGACGCTGATCTGGCGCGCTACCTGGAGCAGGCGTGGAGCAAGCTGCTCGCCATCTCCACCGACGAGCGCCCGAACGTGTACCTGACCACCCCCTACGGCGCCACCCGCAAGGCCTTGCCCGTGCTCGGCCAGCTCAAGCCCGAGGCCCTGCACGTGGACCTGTCCCCGTGGACCCTCGATTCCGATGCCGACTACCCGCAGCGCGTCGCCGACACCATCCCGGCCGAGGTGCAGCTCGTCGCCGGCGTCATCGACGGCCGCAACGTCTGGGCCGCCAACCTGCGCGAGCGCACCGAGATCCTCGACGTTCTGCGCGCCGGCGGCCGCGAGGTGGCCGTGTCCACCTCGACGTCCCTGCAGCACGTGCCGCACACGCTGAACGCGGAGAAGAACCTGCCGATCGACGTGGCCAACTGGCTGTCCTTCGCCGACGAGAAGATCGCCGAGATCCAGGCGCTCGTCACTGGCGAGGCGGGTGCCGCGGAGGCGTTCGCCCGCTCCGATCGCGCCGTGCGCACCCGCGCCGAGTCCGACCACATCCACAACCAGGCCGTGGTGGACCGCGTCGCGCAGCTGCCGGAAGGCGAGGTCAAGCGCTCGCCCGCGTTCGCCGAGCGCAAGCGCATCCAGGCCGACGTCCTCGGCCTGCCGGCGCTTCCCACTACCACGATCGGCTCGTTCCCGCAGACCCCCGAAATCCGCAAGGCGCGCGCCGACCACAAGAGCGGCGAGCTTACCGACGCCCAGTACACCGAGGCCCTGAAGAAGGAGATCAAGGGCGTCATCGAGCTGCAGGAGGAGATCGGCCTGGACGTGCTCGTCCACGGCGAGCCCGAGCGCAACGACATGGTGCAGTACTTCGCCGAGCTTCTCGACGGCTTCGTCGCCACCGAGAACGGCTGGGTCCAGTCGTACGGCTCGCGCTGCACCCGCCCGCCGATCGTCTTC containing:
- the metE gene encoding 5-methyltetrahydropteroyltriglutamate--homocysteine S-methyltransferase yields the protein MSFPKATIEGYPRIGANRELKRALESYWAGRIDADTFRSTTHALRVDTYNHLRDLGLAEDYAIPADVAYYDQVLETALTVGLIPGGTDLDEEFALARGNSTRVPLEMTKWFDTNYHYLVPEVAAGQDITPAPERIVRLVEEANEAGHKVRPALVGPVTLLALSKPVEWSLLDALTDAYAEVFAALKNAGAEWVQVTEPALVADLSTEDADLARYLEQAWSKLLAISTDERPNVYLTTPYGATRKALPVLGQLKPEALHVDLSPWTLDSDADYPQRVADTIPAEVQLVAGVIDGRNVWAANLRERTEILDVLRAGGREVAVSTSTSLQHVPHTLNAEKNLPIDVANWLSFADEKIAEIQALVTGEAGAAEAFARSDRAVRTRAESDHIHNQAVVDRVAQLPEGEVKRSPAFAERKRIQADVLGLPALPTTTIGSFPQTPEIRKARADHKSGELTDAQYTEALKKEIKGVIELQEEIGLDVLVHGEPERNDMVQYFAELLDGFVATENGWVQSYGSRCTRPPIVFGDVSRPEPMTVEWAKYAQSLSDKPVKGMLTGPVTILAWSFKRDDVPLSVSADQIALALADEVRDLENAGIKVIQIDEPALRELLPLRADERRAYLDWAVRAFRLVALQANPETQIHTHLCYSEFGQIIDAVAGLDADVTSIEAARSKMELLEDIDETFHSEIGPGVYDIHSPRVPSKEEMAELITAALENVPNDRLWVNPDCGLKTRGYAEVEPSLKNLVAARDQVASRL
- a CDS encoding methylenetetrahydrofolate reductase, which translates into the protein MPERFPSTRLSASAPLDRLDEDPATTPVVGPRAARTALSFELIPPRHDADTALLDTLIAGLAEYNPDYVSVTSSRRSDWLEGTAGLISRIAETTDLKPIAHLACTAGTRGELAGWIRALIDAGVRGFLALRGDLPDGVAQLPEGYLQHATDLLNLIVEVQEEQAFRLAAGKLALSVACYPSGHAESKNADMDLDVLLAKQRLGADFAITQLFFEAEDYLSFVEKSRLAGVRIPLIPGIMPMTSLRRVERMGVLSGIKVPECVTRRLSAASSPEEEYEIGMEMTADLTRAVLEAGTGGLHIYTHNNLAVTRDLLSRINI